In Deltaproteobacteria bacterium, the sequence GCTCGTCGCCTACTACGGGTGGGCGCCGCGAGGGCCAGTGGCGGTGATCGTCGTCGTCGGTCTCGTCAACATGGTCAACCGCGTGCTGTACGCGCGGCGCGTCGGGCGGACGACGAACTTTCGGTCCATCGCGATGGAGCGCCTCACCGGCTACCTCGCGTTCTTGATCGGCTTCGCCATCGCCGACTACGAGACGGAGTTCTACTTTTCCGTGTGCGCCGCGCTGATGACGATCACGGTCGTCCACGACGCCAAGCGCATGCTGGTCGACCCGGTGCCCGCATGATCGAGCCGCCGGCCACATGGATGACCGCGCTCGTCACGCTGGCGGTCGTCGGCACCAGCATC encodes:
- a CDS encoding CDP-alcohol phosphatidyltransferase family protein, whose protein sequence is MSDVRVVNPANAVTIARALTLFPIAYFIHTGQRAPAFVLLIVAGFADLIDGWVARAFDCQSPLGEVLDAAADGVLYGSLLLLVAYYGWAPRGPVAVIVVVGLVNMVNRVLYARRVGRTTNFRSIAMERLTGYLAFLIGFAIADYETEFYFSVCAALMTITVVHDAKRMLVDPVPA